From a single Natronorubrum tibetense GA33 genomic region:
- a CDS encoding DUF4143 domain-containing protein: MLASDNPEAWKEPLLRVLYDNTYLIVSASSDDHTVLEGDHDHFRLIPEKFADWVERTKTGKVRSFAKTRHKGGGTDGELLQTARKQLKGGTETAVQQSLTAFDEIYFEPDITELKSKLKQYVNAYLHEGGLPVTETHEEGAQQARANLQLLVYKSLAEQHSLRNPENLFKLCAAAALPDDDAINYTDLANNTGIDRRTLDDYFDYLEQAIVLSRSHDYSLQSHREGRLYLRDPLHMAMFSQRQLRGSDSGWNREFESAVAQQVCFDHLKRLTHLSENYKSDVEYAETSSGLVDFVVRSDTEPLSIPISLAYQGVKTPAEATAAVEAFDPTNAQPAHDEGAFRSPYRIVLTDIVPRDCQDTGTLRVEKDGCILYYIPFWLLLLAI, encoded by the coding sequence GTGCTTGCCTCCGACAACCCTGAGGCGTGGAAAGAGCCGCTGCTTCGCGTTCTGTACGATAATACGTATCTCATCGTTTCGGCGAGCTCCGACGATCACACTGTCCTTGAAGGAGATCACGACCACTTTCGACTTATACCGGAGAAGTTCGCAGATTGGGTCGAACGGACAAAGACGGGGAAAGTGCGATCCTTCGCCAAGACGCGCCACAAAGGCGGCGGAACAGACGGTGAACTCCTCCAAACGGCGAGAAAGCAATTAAAAGGTGGAACTGAAACAGCGGTACAGCAAAGCCTCACCGCGTTCGACGAGATCTACTTCGAGCCAGACATCACCGAACTGAAGTCGAAACTGAAGCAATACGTGAACGCGTATCTCCACGAAGGAGGGTTACCGGTCACCGAAACACACGAAGAGGGCGCTCAACAGGCGCGTGCAAATCTTCAACTGTTGGTCTACAAATCGCTGGCAGAACAACACTCGCTGCGGAACCCGGAAAATCTCTTCAAGCTCTGTGCCGCTGCGGCGCTCCCAGACGACGACGCGATCAATTACACGGACCTAGCCAACAATACGGGTATCGATCGTCGGACGCTCGACGACTATTTCGACTACCTAGAACAGGCGATCGTCCTCTCGCGATCGCATGATTACTCACTCCAGTCTCATCGAGAGGGGCGACTCTATTTGCGCGATCCACTTCATATGGCGATGTTCTCTCAACGACAACTGCGCGGGTCTGATTCCGGGTGGAATCGTGAGTTCGAGAGTGCAGTCGCACAACAGGTCTGTTTCGATCATCTCAAGCGACTCACCCATCTCTCTGAAAACTACAAGTCTGACGTTGAGTACGCGGAAACCTCGAGTGGTCTCGTTGACTTTGTCGTCCGGTCGGATACAGAACCGCTTTCCATTCCGATTTCACTGGCATATCAGGGTGTGAAAACTCCGGCCGAAGCTACAGCCGCCGTTGAAGCGTTTGACCCGACTAACGCGCAACCCGCCCACGACGAAGGCGCGTTCCGGTCTCCGTATCGGATTGTTCTGACTGATATCGTCCCGCGAGACTGCCAAGACACCGGTACACTTCGGGTCGAAAAAGATGGCTGTATACTCTACTATATTCCGTTCTGGCTACTGTTGTTAGCGATATGA
- a CDS encoding DUF7563 family protein, whose protein sequence is MPECPNCGSHATSAFVRVFAVDENNVHGCPTCMTYAEISDGESAEET, encoded by the coding sequence ATGCCTGAATGTCCCAACTGTGGAAGTCACGCTACCTCAGCCTTCGTCCGTGTCTTTGCCGTTGATGAGAATAACGTCCACGGATGTCCCACCTGCATGACCTACGCCGAGATCTCAGACGGCGAGTCAGCAGAAGAGACGTGA
- a CDS encoding AAA family ATPase, whose protein sequence is MQATVAKLNPELHAEGIAAVSDDIYTELGCSVGDAVSVGVDDRDLLLRLTRIEGDPEGIVALDRSDRNALSITGGATVHVTPIPASPASRVTVRVPPSLADTSAAYTELRDALLGRPVFASKTVLVDIDAIDRSTDVANIVGTFPGSVVSITATTTLEFVTHNDGPGAPYSTNRGDHEIVSEYRPGSDSNSDEQSSVTTDDGDEPTGNDDRADTAATNEFRVSNDEIADVSYDDIGGLDDIIDQFREVTELPFAFPELKSVLGDDQSLGILLRGPPGTGKTLLAKALANETDAAFYRVNGPEVMSKWYGEAERRVRDLFEDARTNAPSIIYFDELDSLGQVRTDSPTDTTERRVVGQLLSVMDGLEENDDIIVIGSTNNAEQIDPALRRPGRLGTTIEVGTPSKEGREEIFAVHTRDVPLADDVDLDAIAARTHGYTGADIAAVVNAAREEAFSRHLADANLDIDYLLDTEWSDRDRDQIIDWFEHCEVTDTDMEAALEAVEPSGLVDHRVTVPETNWDDIGGLEDVKHHLHEAAVLPIEYADSFDAMDITPRAGVLLAGPPGTGKTMLAKAVATETDANFMLVNGPELIGGAVGDAEAAVREVFETARETGPTILFFDEFDSLVPERGTTGPVGDRVVSQFLTELDGVTERGDITVIAATNRPDRIDEAILREERLGERVTVGLPDLTARWRILEIHTDEKPLADDVELDTIAKETDGASGSTLAAICDRAATLALEEAISTDSLESESDIRTVVEMRHFEKALVELTGGSGSVGTGGFASAD, encoded by the coding sequence ATGCAAGCCACCGTCGCAAAACTCAACCCGGAACTGCACGCTGAAGGCATCGCCGCCGTTAGCGACGACATTTACACCGAACTCGGCTGCTCCGTCGGTGACGCTGTCTCGGTCGGGGTCGATGACCGAGACCTCCTCCTGCGTCTGACGCGAATCGAGGGAGACCCGGAGGGAATCGTCGCACTCGATCGGTCCGACCGGAACGCACTCAGCATCACGGGCGGTGCAACGGTCCATGTCACACCGATCCCAGCATCGCCAGCCAGTCGCGTTACTGTCCGCGTTCCGCCGTCGCTCGCTGACACGTCGGCCGCCTATACGGAGCTTCGTGACGCGTTGCTCGGTCGGCCGGTCTTCGCATCGAAAACGGTCTTGGTCGACATCGACGCTATCGATCGGTCCACCGATGTAGCCAACATCGTCGGCACCTTCCCGGGATCAGTTGTCTCCATCACCGCGACGACGACTCTTGAGTTCGTCACCCATAACGACGGTCCCGGAGCCCCGTACTCGACAAATCGTGGCGACCACGAGATCGTTTCCGAGTACCGACCCGGATCTGACTCGAACTCGGACGAACAGTCGAGTGTAACCACCGATGACGGCGACGAACCGACCGGTAACGACGACAGGGCGGATACCGCGGCCACCAACGAGTTCCGTGTCAGCAACGACGAGATCGCTGACGTCTCATATGATGACATCGGGGGTCTCGACGATATCATCGACCAATTCCGGGAAGTCACTGAACTTCCGTTCGCGTTCCCCGAACTCAAGTCGGTCCTCGGTGACGACCAGTCGTTGGGGATCCTTCTGCGTGGCCCGCCCGGGACTGGCAAAACGCTGTTAGCGAAGGCACTGGCAAACGAAACGGATGCCGCCTTCTACCGGGTCAACGGCCCCGAAGTGATGAGCAAGTGGTACGGCGAAGCCGAGCGCCGCGTTCGGGACCTATTCGAGGACGCACGGACGAACGCCCCGAGTATCATCTATTTCGATGAACTCGACAGCCTCGGCCAAGTTCGGACCGACTCACCGACTGACACAACCGAACGACGGGTCGTCGGCCAGCTCCTCTCCGTTATGGACGGCCTCGAGGAGAACGACGACATCATCGTCATCGGATCGACGAACAACGCCGAGCAGATCGACCCGGCGTTGCGCCGGCCGGGGCGACTCGGCACGACCATCGAAGTCGGAACTCCCTCGAAGGAGGGCCGCGAGGAAATCTTCGCCGTCCACACCAGGGACGTCCCGCTGGCAGACGACGTCGATCTCGATGCGATCGCTGCCCGCACACATGGGTACACCGGCGCTGACATTGCGGCCGTTGTCAATGCAGCACGAGAGGAAGCATTCAGCCGTCACCTCGCCGATGCAAATCTGGACATCGACTACCTCCTCGATACGGAGTGGTCTGACCGAGACCGCGACCAGATCATCGACTGGTTCGAACACTGCGAGGTGACGGACACAGATATGGAAGCAGCACTCGAAGCCGTCGAGCCGAGTGGACTCGTCGACCACCGGGTTACCGTCCCGGAAACAAATTGGGACGATATCGGCGGTCTCGAAGATGTCAAACACCACCTCCACGAAGCGGCAGTGCTCCCGATTGAGTACGCCGACTCATTCGACGCGATGGATATCACGCCGCGAGCGGGTGTCCTCCTCGCTGGCCCGCCTGGAACAGGGAAGACGATGCTCGCAAAAGCCGTCGCCACCGAAACCGACGCGAACTTCATGCTGGTCAATGGGCCGGAGCTGATCGGCGGCGCCGTCGGCGACGCCGAAGCGGCGGTCCGAGAGGTGTTCGAAACGGCCCGTGAAACGGGACCGACGATACTGTTCTTCGACGAGTTCGACAGTCTCGTCCCGGAACGCGGGACGACTGGCCCAGTTGGCGATCGCGTCGTGAGTCAGTTCCTCACCGAACTTGACGGAGTGACTGAACGCGGTGACATCACCGTCATCGCGGCGACGAATCGTCCTGACCGGATCGACGAAGCGATCCTTCGGGAGGAGCGGCTCGGTGAGCGGGTTACCGTTGGGCTTCCCGATCTCACTGCCCGCTGGCGGATCCTCGAAATCCACACCGACGAGAAACCGCTCGCCGACGATGTCGAACTGGATACCATTGCGAAAGAGACAGATGGTGCCTCGGGAAGTACGTTAGCAGCGATCTGTGACCGCGCAGCCACACTCGCGCTCGAGGAGGCGATCAGTACCGACTCGCTCGAATCCGAGAGTGATATTCGGACTGTGGTGGAGATGCGCCACTTCGAAAAAGCGCTGGTGGAACTGACCGGCGGAAGCGGGTCAGTTGGCACCGGCGGATTCGCATCGGCAGACTGA
- a CDS encoding AAA family ATPase — MDNEPANVDLDLTFDSTPETSLEDVVGLDDAKAFARNIIEPLAADTGITTTSLLVHGPSGNGKTLFVDAICSELAAEGFAIGWLQHFQNTPGDATEIVGQAVRDAIATAPSVLVLDQFNQYHRDDLLSTLRAEFGRIEQTDARVLVIATTTFDSFSSASMPFEAAIEVGQPDTERACALLETYLQEFAAKGDIDATVDTTDEALRGATDGLSALELRTGTKHAFQSVAVTPDVETVRTETLVESLSVTAESKPQSRFGLQPSQPSNDRFVEDTDVSFDDIGGLEEVKAELQAAIEYPQQFPDTYEECGLDTAGVLLYGPPGNGKTMLAKAVANEYDRAFISVEGPELQDSLVGSTEKNIRQVFESARENAPSVVFFDEIDALAPDRNNVHASFEVDFINTLLAELDGFKDTGDVLVIGATNRPHVLDDAVLRPGRIERHIHVPVPDSETAQAIIDSHAGDYPFADDVTAEWIAAQFDDGVPAATMTGVCDHALRWYAMCRVADDGGSDGDLEVRRDDILAALEDYPTDTDDTAVSAEDSGRDGFY, encoded by the coding sequence GTGGATAACGAGCCCGCTAACGTCGACCTCGACCTTACGTTCGATTCGACCCCGGAAACCTCGCTGGAGGATGTCGTCGGACTCGATGATGCGAAAGCCTTCGCGCGGAACATTATCGAACCGCTTGCGGCCGATACTGGGATCACGACCACCAGCTTGCTCGTTCACGGACCCAGTGGGAACGGGAAGACCCTCTTCGTCGATGCCATCTGTAGTGAACTGGCCGCAGAAGGGTTCGCTATCGGGTGGTTGCAACATTTCCAGAACACACCTGGGGATGCCACTGAAATCGTAGGCCAGGCCGTTCGCGACGCCATCGCGACCGCCCCGAGTGTCCTCGTCCTCGACCAGTTCAACCAGTACCATAGAGACGACCTGCTCAGTACGCTCCGAGCCGAATTCGGACGCATCGAGCAAACCGATGCCCGGGTCCTCGTCATCGCGACGACGACCTTTGACTCGTTCAGCTCGGCCTCGATGCCGTTCGAAGCCGCTATCGAGGTCGGCCAGCCCGACACGGAGCGGGCGTGTGCACTCCTCGAGACGTATCTCCAGGAGTTCGCTGCCAAGGGCGATATCGACGCGACCGTCGACACCACCGATGAAGCCCTCCGTGGGGCCACTGACGGACTGTCCGCCCTGGAACTGCGGACCGGTACCAAACACGCGTTCCAGAGCGTGGCCGTCACACCCGATGTGGAGACGGTTCGGACGGAGACGCTCGTCGAAAGCCTGTCGGTGACCGCCGAGTCCAAACCCCAGTCCAGGTTCGGGCTGCAACCGTCACAGCCGTCGAACGACCGGTTCGTCGAGGACACCGACGTGAGCTTCGACGATATCGGTGGCCTCGAGGAGGTGAAAGCCGAGCTTCAGGCGGCTATCGAGTACCCTCAGCAATTCCCTGACACCTACGAGGAGTGTGGCCTCGACACCGCTGGCGTCCTCCTCTACGGGCCGCCAGGCAACGGCAAGACCATGCTGGCGAAGGCTGTCGCGAACGAATACGACCGGGCGTTCATCTCGGTCGAAGGGCCAGAACTCCAAGACTCGCTGGTCGGGAGTACGGAAAAGAACATCCGGCAGGTCTTCGAGTCCGCCCGTGAGAACGCCCCCAGCGTCGTTTTCTTCGACGAAATCGACGCGCTCGCACCCGACCGCAACAACGTTCACGCCTCCTTCGAGGTCGACTTCATCAATACGTTGCTAGCGGAACTGGACGGGTTCAAGGACACCGGTGACGTACTTGTCATCGGTGCGACCAACCGCCCGCACGTCCTCGACGACGCCGTGCTGCGGCCAGGGCGGATCGAACGCCACATCCACGTCCCGGTGCCCGACAGCGAAACCGCCCAGGCCATCATCGATTCCCACGCCGGTGACTATCCCTTCGCCGATGACGTCACCGCTGAATGGATCGCCGCCCAGTTCGACGACGGCGTCCCCGCAGCCACCATGACTGGTGTCTGTGACCATGCCCTCCGCTGGTACGCAATGTGCCGGGTCGCCGACGATGGCGGCAGCGACGGCGACCTTGAGGTCCGTCGCGACGATATCCTGGCTGCACTCGAAGACTACCCGACTGACACGGACGATACCGCGGTTAGCGCCGAAGACTCGGGTCGGGACGGGTTCTACTAA
- a CDS encoding competence protein CoiA, with the protein MPFIAVDPADKRPRIPIGVGDDEEVQCPVCNDPLRVREGSSTARHFYHPPDHSCSGESALHLRMKSIAVEKLKDEYPNASIDVEFITDDIPRRADVFVEFEQPQFPFGKGIAVEVQYRNEQKNLTETTASYLTGDISVIWLFEENYVGTRPEYEDVELPDPIPVWPYGIPHGELSSPDPSAGGYLGITEADLIAALPNHIDDQVSLAEFPSESDEGEESDDLPEWTREKELHLNLSLGSPGVREVYKSWLDGKIQSKGSEHQDEIEERREILELEDRFTYFPERFSKGSGETFEFSIGVRHAGSGQFTVRKFVDGIERELVFPVSDDEIDSFTEFVLELCYTLECTRGSTSKEKEVNQPIESNLSTLSYAVSQTGTETVTVKLSSTTETMNIEFFPQQIQPLVDLCAKVRLWYDYSDTGA; encoded by the coding sequence ATGCCCTTCATTGCGGTCGATCCCGCTGATAAGCGTCCTCGAATCCCGATCGGCGTCGGTGACGACGAAGAGGTTCAATGCCCAGTCTGTAACGATCCTCTCCGTGTTCGTGAAGGCTCTTCTACTGCTCGGCATTTCTACCACCCGCCAGACCACTCTTGTAGTGGTGAATCCGCTCTCCATCTCCGGATGAAATCGATCGCGGTTGAAAAACTCAAAGACGAGTATCCTAATGCATCGATAGACGTTGAGTTCATCACTGACGACATCCCGCGTCGTGCTGATGTCTTCGTTGAATTCGAGCAGCCACAATTCCCTTTCGGGAAAGGGATCGCTGTTGAGGTACAGTACCGAAACGAACAAAAGAACCTTACAGAAACGACTGCCAGCTACCTCACCGGCGATATCAGTGTGATCTGGCTCTTCGAGGAAAACTATGTCGGTACTCGTCCTGAGTACGAGGATGTCGAACTCCCCGATCCGATCCCAGTCTGGCCGTACGGCATCCCTCACGGTGAGTTGTCGTCACCGGACCCGTCAGCCGGGGGCTATCTGGGTATCACTGAAGCCGATCTCATCGCTGCGCTCCCGAACCACATTGACGACCAAGTTTCGCTGGCTGAATTCCCGAGTGAATCGGATGAGGGTGAAGAGTCCGATGATCTACCGGAGTGGACTCGTGAGAAAGAACTCCACCTCAACCTCTCTTTAGGGTCCCCAGGTGTCCGGGAAGTCTACAAATCATGGTTGGACGGCAAAATACAGAGCAAAGGCAGTGAACACCAAGACGAAATCGAGGAGCGCCGGGAAATATTGGAATTAGAAGACCGATTCACGTATTTCCCTGAACGCTTTAGCAAAGGGTCCGGAGAGACATTTGAATTCAGTATCGGTGTCCGCCACGCTGGCAGTGGTCAGTTCACTGTCCGAAAGTTTGTGGACGGTATAGAACGGGAACTCGTGTTCCCTGTCAGCGACGATGAGATCGACTCGTTCACCGAATTCGTGCTTGAGTTGTGTTATACGTTAGAGTGTACTCGCGGCTCAACGTCGAAAGAGAAAGAAGTGAACCAGCCAATTGAATCCAACCTCAGCACGCTCTCGTACGCAGTTTCCCAAACAGGAACTGAGACAGTTACCGTCAAGCTGAGCAGTACCACAGAAACCATGAATATAGAATTCTTCCCGCAACAGATCCAACCGCTCGTCGATCTCTGTGCTAAAGTCCGACTCTGGTACGACTACTCGGATACCGGTGCTTGA
- a CDS encoding nucleotidyltransferase domain-containing protein yields the protein MTSKPNTDTETGARVSLDIPAQDTSLFKSQAVHDVLSFSSRYHADEFSITELADAVNYSRPTITKAVDTLVANDLITDRRDGNTRLAQVNRERLSRPDDPLLQIPQAEFHTPVRTAVEQLVEQLDTVIGIILYGSVARGTADRRSDIDLWVLVEEDRMTNERTTNTIRQDLEDQEFDTGRYAYEIDVETLPAVPNYTIELQEILSDGIVIHDTEKFETVREMVFHGDLDE from the coding sequence ATGACAAGCAAGCCGAATACTGACACAGAGACTGGTGCAAGAGTTTCGCTTGATATTCCGGCTCAAGACACGAGCCTTTTCAAAAGCCAGGCAGTTCACGATGTGCTCTCCTTTTCATCACGCTATCATGCTGACGAGTTCTCCATCACGGAACTGGCTGACGCGGTAAACTACTCTCGCCCAACGATTACGAAAGCAGTAGACACGTTAGTCGCCAACGATCTCATCACCGATCGGCGGGATGGGAACACACGATTAGCCCAGGTCAACCGGGAACGACTATCTCGCCCCGACGACCCGTTGCTCCAAATCCCCCAGGCCGAGTTTCACACGCCAGTCCGCACTGCTGTCGAACAATTAGTCGAACAACTCGACACCGTCATCGGCATCATCCTATACGGAAGCGTCGCCCGGGGGACTGCTGACCGGCGAAGTGACATCGACCTCTGGGTGCTTGTCGAGGAAGACCGGATGACGAATGAGCGAACCACGAACACAATCCGGCAAGACCTCGAGGACCAAGAATTTGACACTGGTCGCTACGCATACGAAATCGATGTCGAAACCCTGCCAGCCGTCCCGAACTACACCATAGAACTACAGGAGATTCTCAGCGACGGCATCGTGATCCACGATACAGAGAAATTCGAAACAGTTCGAGAGATGGTGTTCCACGGTGATCTCGATGAGTAG
- a CDS encoding DUF7837 family putative zinc-binding protein encodes MYKLLIVEGGAHGTLSQSHVLPSLIRLHLPQLVSTTNPPSLGTCPFCQAEITTTDVILEYESETGPAVYAECPECRDVVNPE; translated from the coding sequence GTGTACAAGCTACTGATTGTAGAGGGAGGCGCTCACGGCACCCTGTCACAGTCACACGTGCTCCCTTCCCTCATCAGACTTCATCTTCCTCAACTCGTGTCCACGACAAATCCACCGTCTCTCGGTACATGCCCGTTCTGCCAGGCCGAGATCACAACGACCGATGTGATTCTCGAGTACGAAAGCGAGACAGGACCGGCAGTATACGCTGAGTGCCCGGAGTGCCGTGACGTCGTGAACCCAGAGTGA
- a CDS encoding homing endonuclease associated repeat-containing protein: MGIRDGEVTHTRGYTEAALIEHLRAVNDAYQQLPTITNLEAYNDEYDPAITPHPQTYISRFESWTSALKAAFPDAELCRELWRVANHLDRRPYQDDLDDHGRFGSRAYQQRFEAWEAALEAAEFDPSVRIPEDFLIADLWRVARLDETCSETESKTDKPMFSAIDDWWSLSVEKLQQHGTYSYQTYIRRLGGCRGGLIGIQQQAGLRNL; this comes from the coding sequence ATGGGGATACGCGACGGCGAAGTAACTCATACCCGCGGCTACACGGAGGCAGCACTCATCGAGCATCTGCGAGCAGTGAACGACGCGTACCAGCAACTCCCGACGATCACTAATCTCGAAGCATACAACGACGAGTATGACCCGGCAATCACGCCGCACCCCCAGACCTACATTTCACGCTTTGAGAGTTGGACCAGCGCGCTCAAAGCAGCGTTTCCCGATGCCGAGTTATGCCGCGAGCTGTGGCGGGTAGCGAACCACCTTGACCGGCGACCCTACCAAGACGATCTCGACGATCACGGCCGATTCGGGTCACGAGCATACCAGCAACGATTTGAAGCGTGGGAAGCCGCGTTAGAAGCCGCTGAATTCGACCCCTCCGTTCGCATCCCCGAGGACTTCCTCATCGCCGATCTCTGGCGAGTTGCGCGACTCGACGAGACGTGTTCGGAAACCGAGTCCAAGACAGACAAACCAATGTTCTCCGCGATCGACGATTGGTGGTCACTATCAGTAGAGAAACTCCAGCAGCACGGTACGTACTCGTATCAAACCTATATTCGGCGGTTAGGTGGGTGTCGAGGTGGTCTCATCGGAATCCAACAACAAGCCGGATTACGGAACCTGTGA
- a CDS encoding Eco57I restriction-modification methylase domain-containing protein, whose protein sequence is MIPSLDHVNLDQPNGDWYETTTAESVVPTHTINTPESVSGIEQHRVRDSRSDALRSTSISEAPIIEPLTVAADSISERLQASLIEDDKNRIEAWCEMHGIEDRAADKRFEIIARQAVFSLLLKAALYEQRHRRGEFPTLSTRTRAELRTAIDRISIPAVDTSLLNDVVWLADGDDLAAVVQERQQLVRSTQPAEDIGSLHEQLVMDEGRQALGQYRSPPIAGTIMRRWAADNGSSVLDIGVGAGSLGAPFHPDWEVNTDPGTIIGIDRSPLGVAMATTALTLYGQSHVTHQTDVFELTPEDLPDTVDGIVCNPPYTSSDQLSTEYKETLSRALADLDIELSANAPLYTYVLAYATQFLDDGDRMAVLVPRSWMDATYGNAVKEFLLDRYRIHGILGTSTQRIIPQAEVATVVLFLERTTDAASRDRNTVTFTHITDSLQSVDDDVGIPRLCSIINGTKTPRGNAAEIEMLNRPQRELDASSHWGRYLRAPDVYFDVIAPKLSLTLADVAAVTTGMTSGYNSFFYLDAADAEATEIESAYLQPLVKSPTDCQRYRLTRSDASHRVLAVEADKSALDGTGIAAYIQHGESTGIPERPYFEGDSGDEWYKQDLKTAALLQPYTVGSRHFCAYNSDGLCVDKRLVCIEPCTDSHQELLFAFLNSTIGVLLKELFGKSGHGGGALDTSVRDMQQLPVIDPEVLSCEQQDALRAAAESLKTQPIRDIQGELGASKPEDVTIDHVTGPRRRIDEILMGDLLGLSPAEQREVYRTVLQLVTDRANKP, encoded by the coding sequence ATGATCCCCTCATTAGATCACGTCAATCTCGACCAGCCCAACGGAGACTGGTATGAGACGACGACCGCCGAATCAGTTGTACCGACTCACACAATTAACACGCCCGAAAGCGTGTCCGGGATAGAGCAACATCGCGTTCGTGACTCTCGAAGTGATGCGCTCCGATCAACATCAATCTCTGAAGCGCCAATCATTGAGCCGCTAACTGTTGCAGCTGACAGTATCTCCGAGCGTCTCCAAGCGTCTCTGATCGAGGACGACAAAAACCGTATTGAAGCGTGGTGTGAGATGCACGGAATCGAGGATCGTGCTGCCGATAAGCGATTCGAGATTATCGCTCGACAAGCAGTGTTTAGTCTGCTGTTGAAAGCAGCGCTATACGAACAGCGTCACCGGCGCGGTGAATTCCCGACTCTCTCAACAAGGACGCGAGCGGAGCTCCGAACAGCGATCGATAGAATATCAATCCCAGCAGTAGATACATCACTCCTCAATGACGTTGTATGGTTAGCCGACGGAGACGACCTCGCGGCGGTTGTTCAAGAACGACAGCAACTGGTACGGAGCACACAGCCAGCCGAAGATATCGGGAGCCTACACGAGCAACTCGTGATGGACGAAGGTCGCCAAGCGCTTGGCCAGTATCGATCACCGCCTATTGCCGGGACGATCATGCGCCGCTGGGCGGCTGACAATGGTTCCTCCGTGCTCGATATCGGCGTTGGGGCTGGCTCGCTCGGAGCACCGTTCCATCCAGACTGGGAGGTCAATACCGACCCGGGGACGATAATTGGCATCGACCGAAGTCCGCTCGGCGTGGCAATGGCGACAACGGCATTGACACTCTACGGGCAATCACACGTCACCCACCAGACAGACGTATTCGAGCTCACGCCCGAGGATCTCCCAGATACAGTCGATGGGATCGTCTGTAATCCACCATACACGAGCAGTGACCAACTCTCGACCGAATACAAAGAAACACTGTCGAGAGCACTCGCTGATCTCGACATCGAACTCTCCGCGAACGCCCCGTTGTACACGTACGTTCTCGCGTACGCAACTCAGTTCCTAGATGACGGTGACCGGATGGCAGTACTCGTTCCCCGGTCGTGGATGGACGCTACATACGGCAACGCTGTCAAAGAGTTCCTCCTTGATCGGTACCGGATTCATGGCATCCTCGGCACATCCACACAGCGGATCATCCCGCAAGCCGAAGTCGCCACAGTCGTTCTGTTTCTCGAACGGACGACCGACGCTGCATCCCGTGACCGAAATACGGTCACGTTCACACACATCACCGACAGTCTACAGTCGGTCGACGACGACGTCGGAATCCCCCGACTTTGCTCAATCATCAACGGCACGAAGACGCCGCGTGGGAATGCAGCCGAAATTGAGATGTTGAACAGACCACAGCGTGAACTCGACGCGAGCAGTCACTGGGGACGGTATCTCCGCGCCCCTGACGTGTATTTCGACGTGATCGCTCCGAAGCTCTCACTAACACTCGCGGATGTCGCCGCGGTGACCACGGGAATGACGTCGGGATATAACTCGTTCTTCTACCTCGATGCTGCCGACGCCGAAGCAACCGAAATCGAATCTGCCTACTTACAACCGCTTGTGAAATCCCCGACTGACTGCCAGCGATACAGACTCACCCGTTCGGATGCCAGCCATCGAGTCCTCGCAGTCGAAGCTGACAAATCCGCACTCGACGGAACCGGCATCGCAGCATACATCCAACACGGCGAATCCACAGGTATTCCCGAACGACCGTATTTCGAAGGCGACTCCGGGGATGAGTGGTACAAACAAGACTTGAAAACGGCAGCACTTCTTCAGCCATACACGGTCGGTAGCCGACACTTCTGTGCGTACAATTCGGACGGCCTGTGTGTCGATAAGCGACTTGTATGTATCGAACCGTGCACTGACTCACATCAAGAGTTGCTTTTCGCGTTTCTGAATTCGACGATTGGAGTACTTCTCAAGGAGCTGTTCGGTAAATCCGGGCATGGAGGTGGTGCGCTTGACACATCAGTCAGGGACATGCAGCAACTCCCTGTAATTGATCCGGAAGTACTCAGTTGCGAACAACAAGACGCGTTGCGAGCAGCTGCTGAGTCGCTCAAAACGCAGCCGATCAGAGATATCCAAGGCGAACTTGGAGCAAGCAAACCTGAAGACGTAACGATCGATCACGTGACGGGTCCTCGACGCAGAATCGATGAGATACTGATGGGGGATCTTCTTGGACTGTCACCCGCTGAGCAACGAGAAGTCTATCGGACCGTACTTCAACTTGTTACCGACAGGGCGAACAAACCATAA